GAGGCTCAATCCAATGCGCGTCAAGCCATTAATGAGTTTGCCTCTCGCTATCGGCGAGATAGCTCAGTGACTAGCCTCAGCTCCTTCACCACGATGCGAACGGCCTTGAATTCTTTAGCCGGTCATTATAGCTCTTACCCGAACCGTCCCTTGCCACAGAAGTTAAAGAATCGCCTAGAACAGGAATTCCGGCAGGTCGAGAGTGCCCTCAAGCGAGGCGCTTAAGCTGATTGGCCTTTGAGTTGCATTGTAGTAGTTCGCCAGAACCCTGAGGGGACACTCTAGGTGTAACTGAGGTGACGATTCGTTGAGTACAGCTCGAATTGACACTTCTATGGGGCGTTAACGCGAACACGCACCTATCAATGGCACGGGTCATCACCCTTGTTTTTTATCCTTTAAGGGTTTGATCCGTCAAACCCTTCTTTTTTATTGGCGAAATCTCTGATACTATTTCTTTTTTTATCTGCTATGTAGGACTACGGGGTCATGAGTTAAGAGGTAGGAGAACAGAAGGTTGAAAGTTAGACGGTTACTGGAATCTGAAGCCGGACTTTCTGACCCATCAGCCCATCTGTCAGCTTAACTTGGAGAACCTTTGTAGTCACTCTTGAGTCAAATGGTATGAGCAATTGTCCGGAACGATTGGCAACAGAGCTGAAAGCGGAAAATAGCTGAACTCTATAATTGTCGATTTGTTAGCAGTCTGTGAAGACTGAGGACGCCCACTCTCTGTTCTTTTGTGGTGTTTGTAGGAATGTCTAACAGTTTTCTCCAAAAGGCGCGACAGCGGAGGCGTCTGCATCGCTATTTGGTTACCGCGCTCTTGACGAGTACTAGCCTAGTGAGCCAGTGTGGCTTGATGCAAAAAGTTCAGGCTCAAACAACGGCTTATTGTCAGTTGCCTAATGAGGCGATTTCCCAAAAAGAAAACTTACGTATTGGCGCTCTAAAAGGTAACTCAGACTCTGAAAAGCGCTACAAAGCCCTTGTCAAGCAACACGCGGATTACTTACGGCAATGTCGCTCTCGAACGTGGCCTAATAACCAGTCCATTTGGCTGCGATTATACCCCTGTGATGCTCGATCTGGAGCGATTGATGATATCCTCGACCGTCTGGTTAACCGAGGCTACAACCAGGTCAACGTTGAAGTGTTTTATGACGGTCAAGTGCTCTTACCGATGTCCGATAACCCAACAGCTTGGCCGTCCGTAGCGCGGACGCCAGGGACGGATAAAATCGACCTGTTAGCCCAGATGATCCAAAAAGGACATGAGCGGGGGATGCGGGTTTATGCCTGGATGTATACCATGAATTTTGGCTACTCCTACGCTCAGCGCCCAGAAACTCGAAAAATGCTAGCGCGCAATGGTCGGGGAGAAACGAGCTTGTCCTACGTCCCAGACGGTTCTCAAGCCTTCATTGACCCTTACAACATGCAAGCCAAGACAGACTACTACCAAATTGTTCAGGCTGTCTTGAAACGACGCCCGGATGGAATTTTATTCGATTACATTCGGTATCCGCGTGGCTCTGGGAGTGATTCTGTGGCTGCCAGAGTTGAGGATTTATGGATTTATGGTGATGCCGCCAAACAAGCTCTGTTTGACCGCGCGCTCAACAGCAAAGGACGAGATTTAATTCAGCGCTATATTAGCAAGGGTTCGATTAATGCTAGTGATTTGGCGAGTGTCAATCAACTTTATCCGGAGGAAGAGACTCCCCTGTGGCAAGGTCGTACTCCCTCACCGACAGACTCCTTAGCATCTCTGCAATGGCAACTGTGGCAGCTCAGCGTTGCTCACGCCGCTCAAGGCATCTTGGACTTTTTAAATCTAGCAACTCTGCCAGCCAAGCGTGCCGGGATCAAAGCGGGAGCCGTCTTTTTCCCGGATGGCAATCAAGCGGTGGGTCAAATGGGGTATGATTCTCGTCTACAACCTTGGGATCGATTCCCCAGTTCCTTGGAGTGGCATCCGATGTCCTATGGGGTCTGTGGCAGTACCAGATGCATTGATGATTTGGTCAAGCGAGTCATGAATCGGGCGTCCCCTGGTACTCAGGTGATACCTGCTTTGGCAGGAGATTGGGGCCGATCTGTTACCAATCGCCCATCCCTAGACGCTCAGATGAGGGCGCTCCGCCAAGAAGTCCCGCAGATTAACTCGGTGAGCCATTTTGCTTATTCGTGGCAAGACCCAGGCTTTGACCGCGATCGCAAATATTGCCGATTGGATTAAGGTGCTAAGTCAAGTATGAAATTACCTGGCCTCCACACTCTTCTATCAAGAGATGGGGGCCAGGTATGTATCGAGCTTTGTTTCATGCTTATATTCTTGAGCTGACTAATACCCAAGCTTCTGGTGATGCAATCTCAGCATTCGCTGGGCTACGTCAAAGGGTATATCAGCTTGCTCAAAATCCTTGAACCCAAATATTCTACTACTAATATTCATGAGTTGCCAGTAGCCTTCTTTTCGGATCAGAATCGCTTCTCCTCTAAGCTCTTCTATCGACCAAGTTACAATGGCATACGGCTCCTCAATTGTTACTTCTAGGAACCTAACCTTCTCTTGCTGTTCACCCCACTCATTGACCATATAATCAGTCACCGCTTCCTGGCTCTCTTTAATGGCTATATGTTGGGTTTCTGCCACTACAGATGCGTTCTTTAGCAATACTGTTAGCAAATTTAAATGAATATTTAAGTGGTAGATCATTGCTCCGAGTTGACGGATGTAATGAACCAATTTCTCATCAACATGAATTAACCCACAAAAATGTTCGTTTTCTATTTCATTATTTCTCTGTTCAAGATATTCGTTATATTCCCTAATCAATCTAAATATACTGTTATTTTGATTTTCCAGCATATAGACTATATATTCATCCACTAAGATTTGATGGGGAGGTAATTCATGAACTATTTTTTTGAATTTATCCTCATTAATAGGGGGAATTAAGGTATTCTTAAAAACTTTAATGTTCTTGTTTCCAAGAATATTAAGTTCACGACGAATAATCTGATCTGCTTTTCGTAAACTAAAAAATATATCGTCTACTTCAAGAGCCAGAGAAGACAAGAATATATTATCTTCTTTGTTCTGGATCTTCTCGTTATTTTGGAGCATTTGGTTCGTTCTACTCTTCATTTCGGGGATAAACAGTTGTTCTGTCATACAAGTTTTTGTTGGAACAAAACGGTTACTGCTCATAAATTTTTTAGTCATTATGTAGAGAAAAATTTGTCTTTATATGCTTTCTCTAGGTACTCAATCCTGAGAGTATCTATATAACCGTACAAATACTCTGTGTTAGCCCAACCTTTGTGGAGAGTTAACAGTAGTGAGTCTGATGCTCGTTTTAGGTTGCTGTGCTTTGTACATGCAGTTGGTTAGGATTACCTCTGGCACGACTCTGTTTGCAGAGCTTTGTTCCCCTATCGCGTAGGAGAAACTGTAGCCAAACTTAGGCGAAGAGCAAGAATCAGGGAGATAGCCTGAGGATTCTTCGTAGTAGCTCCTTCAGAGCTAGCTGTCTTTGAAGAAAGAGAAATATACTTTCCGAGGGTTCGCTATGCAACCGCTTCAACCACATTTCAGATAAAACTCCACAAATTCAGTACAGAATTGCCCAAGTTTATAGTTAACTAGGGATGATATAAGCCCTCACCATTCAGTGAAAAATTTCACTACGAACTACGGCAAAGCTGCATTTAGGACTCCAATCCTCGAAAGAATTGAAGATTGATTAAATTGAAGCTGAAAAAGTAGATAACCCTATATAAGCCCGTTGTGCTGATTGGGTAGCACACAATAAGCCGGAAAGCTGTACTTGCCAACCTACGGCTTAGATTCTGTAGATCTTTAACTTGTCATACAGCGTATGACTTGTATTACCTATGTGCATCCTATTGCAAATTGCTGACAACAGCAACAAATTCAAGGAAACTTTATTAAGTCTTTAACAATAGCCGAGTACAGACTTCTATCGGTTTGTAGTGAAATGACATTCTGCGGCAACCGGGTATACGCTTGGATTAAAGCTATATACCCAGGAAATAACTGAAAAGCGAGCGTAAGACAAACTGTAATACATAGTTGTTCCGCACTCGTGAGTCCTGAAGGAGCAAGCACGATTCAGTCGAGCCAAAGGGAGTAGCTACCACGTCAGCACAATGGCAATGCCGAAGGCCGCATGACCTTGTGGAGAGAAGAGAAAAAGCATCAATAATAATGGCTTGAAAGTTGGCGGTAATCACTTTAGGCGATAGCTGAAAGATATTACATTTCTTTACTTGACCGGGCTGGAGCCTTGAGCAGGAGCTTACCACTTCCCAGACTTGCCAAGAGATTCCAAGTTAAACTAAACCGCCTTGATGATTTTCACCGACACTGCAACCGCTATAGCTGCCACCGGAACGTCACAAAGCATCACAGCATTCGCATCCATCTTCGCGTGCTTACCAATACTCAGTGGATGAATAATTGTTGCACCTGCACCCATCAGGCTCTGCCGCAGAAATGAGTGGAGTTGTTGGAGATTCAAGGAATTTCAACCTTGTCTGTTGACTGTGTTGTTGACCTCATCTCCGTTTGAGTTTCAAAATCTAGGCTTGGGTCTTCTTTAAGCTGTTGCCAGAATCTCAGCCGTATAGTTTCTGGTTCGTTCCCATTGGATAATCAATCTGCTGATTAGCCTGATCGACTTAGAGAAATCCATCGGTTTTTTAGAATAAATGAACTCTTAACCTATCCTAAGTTTGTCAATCGTTTTTCTTATATCTTCTCTAAGGGTTACATTCGTTAATACAACGCTTTGCCTCCCTGTTTTTATGTACAATAGTTAGATTGTATATGCAACTATAAAAATAAACTATAAAGGAATTCTAACAAAGATTAAAAATTGAAATTTAAAGAGAAAATTATGAAAACAAAGTCTCTAAATAAGGAAATAGAAAGATTTTTATCGGTAGTTTTTTGGGGATTATTTTTTTACGGTCTATTTTTTATAATTTACTTTCCCAAAAGTGGGCTAGCTGAACAGGAAATAAAAGATGGAGATTACTGGGCCAGCCTGTGTGCATTACTAAAGACTGAAAAAAAATATGAAGAATCTCTGGCAGCTTGTGACCAAGCGCTCTTGATTAATTCCAAAGAGGCTGTCACTTGGACGAATAGAAGTGATGTCTTACTGAAGTTGAAAAAATATCCAGAAGCGTTAGTTTCAGCAGAGCAAGCGATTCGGATCAAATCAAACTACTCTTTGGCTTTGGTCGATCGCTGTCAAGCCCTATCTGAATTGGGAAGATACGAAGAAGCGATCGCAGCTTGTGACTTAGCCTTGCGAGGAGATGGTAATTGGGAAAAAAGTTCACCAGCACTCGCTTGGTATCATCGAGGTTTGGCACAGGCGAAGTTGAAACAGTATGAAGAGGCGATCGCGTCTTTTGACCTTGCTATAGAGATTAATCCAACTTACTCCCTAGCATGGGCTGATCGCTGCCAAGCCTTAGCGAATTTGGGTCGATACTCAGAAGCGCTGTCCTCTTGTGATCAAGCGGTGCGAACCGATGGAAAATGGGAAGATGGTTCTCCGGATTATGCCTGGTACAACCGAGGGATGGTGCTGAAAAAGTTGGGACGATATGAAGAAGCGATCGCGTCCTACGATAGAGCAATCGCCCTGAATCCCAATGATGCGACAACTTGGACTCATCACGGTTCCGTGCTAGAACTTTTGGGCAAACACGCCCAAGCCCTGACTTCCCAGGAATGGGCGGTTAAAATTAATCCCAAGTATTCTCTAGCGTTGGCTAACCAATGCGCGACATTCAACCGGTTGGGTGACTACGAAAAAGCGCTTGCCGCTTGTGAAAGTGCCTTGCAAGGGGATGGAAATTGGGGGGAAGAAAGCCAGGGTTTGGCTTGGGATCAGCGAGGAAATGCCCTCGCCGGACAGGGTAAACAGGAAGAAGCCCTCGCCTCTCATGAACGTGCGATCGCACTAAACAAAGACTATGCTGAAGCCTGGAACAACCGCAGCGTCACGCTGTGGTACATGGGACGATATGAGGATGCACTCGCCTCAACAGATCGCGCGGTGGAAATCAAACCGGAGTACTCTCAAGCTTGGTACAACCGAGGGCGAATCTTGAAGACGTTAAAACGGTATGCTGAGGCAGTTGAGGCTTATGATCGAGCGATCAAACATTGGGGAAATGGGGGCGATAACCGTGCGGCGGCAGATATTTGGGCGAACCGCAGCGTCGTCTTGTGGCATTTGCAACGATATCCAGAAGCCCTCGCCTCGACAGATCGTGCGATTGACATTAATCCCGATTCCTTCCAAGCTTGGTACAACCGAGGTATTGTACTGACAGCATTGGGACGCCAGCAAGAGGCACTTACCGCTTACGATCGAGCAATTCAGATTAATCCCAAGGACGCTAACATTTTAGCGGCTAAAGGCTTGGCATTAGCGAAGATTAAACGACTGCAAGAAGCGATCGCTACCTTTGAACAAGCTTTGAAACTTGACCCCAATAATGGAGTCGCTCAAGCTTATCGAGAGGCTCTCATGCAACAGTTGCAACAGTTGGAGCAAAAAAAGCCAAACGATTTGCCCAAGCCGATAAGATGATTAATCTTGCGCGATCGGTTTGACGACAACCCGACCATTCTCAACAACTGTGCAGTATTTTGGCCTGATTTTATCAGTACTCGCTGAATTTTGGTCAGCCAACGACTTGCAGTGGTCTATATTAGTTTGCTGTTGCTGATTCAAGGTAACCGCGCAACAAGCGGTGGTATTGGGAGACATATCGAGCCTAAATAAACTCTTAGTGTTATTCTCTCACCAATCTATCTTTATTGGCGTCCCTCAAAAAGGTGATGTGATGTTATTGCTGTAGCCATAAAGGTTAGGACTTTCTTTAACAGCCTAAACGACCACATAGCAGTAATAACCCTTCTGCCTTCTGTCCTCACTAAAGCTCCGGTTTGCCTTCTGCCTTTTGCCTTTTGCTATATCACCAAGGACTACCAATCATCGTAAAAGCAGACCAGTAATAAGGATGTGAAAATTCCTTATTATCGATTTCTGCTAATTCTGGCGGGAGAGGAATGGATTCACCCTGCCCAATGCCTCGGAGTTGCCCTTCTTCTATCCGCACTTGCCCTTTAATCATGGCAATTTGTGCCTGTCGCAATGCTTCTGCTTTAA
The Microcoleus sp. AS-A8 genome window above contains:
- the psb27 gene encoding photosystem II protein Psb27; protein product: MKRYISRLVALVLVVAIGLMGCSSTTVSGLSGDYRQDTLTLLQNLRTAIELPEGTPDKAEAQSNARQAINEFASRYRRDSSVTSLSSFTTMRTALNSLAGHYSSYPNRPLPQKLKNRLEQEFRQVESALKRGA
- a CDS encoding tetratricopeptide repeat protein translates to MKTKSLNKEIERFLSVVFWGLFFYGLFFIIYFPKSGLAEQEIKDGDYWASLCALLKTEKKYEESLAACDQALLINSKEAVTWTNRSDVLLKLKKYPEALVSAEQAIRIKSNYSLALVDRCQALSELGRYEEAIAACDLALRGDGNWEKSSPALAWYHRGLAQAKLKQYEEAIASFDLAIEINPTYSLAWADRCQALANLGRYSEALSSCDQAVRTDGKWEDGSPDYAWYNRGMVLKKLGRYEEAIASYDRAIALNPNDATTWTHHGSVLELLGKHAQALTSQEWAVKINPKYSLALANQCATFNRLGDYEKALAACESALQGDGNWGEESQGLAWDQRGNALAGQGKQEEALASHERAIALNKDYAEAWNNRSVTLWYMGRYEDALASTDRAVEIKPEYSQAWYNRGRILKTLKRYAEAVEAYDRAIKHWGNGGDNRAAADIWANRSVVLWHLQRYPEALASTDRAIDINPDSFQAWYNRGIVLTALGRQQEALTAYDRAIQINPKDANILAAKGLALAKIKRLQEAIATFEQALKLDPNNGVAQAYREALMQQLQQLEQKKPNDLPKPIR
- a CDS encoding family 10 glycosylhydrolase, which encodes MSNSFLQKARQRRRLHRYLVTALLTSTSLVSQCGLMQKVQAQTTAYCQLPNEAISQKENLRIGALKGNSDSEKRYKALVKQHADYLRQCRSRTWPNNQSIWLRLYPCDARSGAIDDILDRLVNRGYNQVNVEVFYDGQVLLPMSDNPTAWPSVARTPGTDKIDLLAQMIQKGHERGMRVYAWMYTMNFGYSYAQRPETRKMLARNGRGETSLSYVPDGSQAFIDPYNMQAKTDYYQIVQAVLKRRPDGILFDYIRYPRGSGSDSVAARVEDLWIYGDAAKQALFDRALNSKGRDLIQRYISKGSINASDLASVNQLYPEEETPLWQGRTPSPTDSLASLQWQLWQLSVAHAAQGILDFLNLATLPAKRAGIKAGAVFFPDGNQAVGQMGYDSRLQPWDRFPSSLEWHPMSYGVCGSTRCIDDLVKRVMNRASPGTQVIPALAGDWGRSVTNRPSLDAQMRALRQEVPQINSVSHFAYSWQDPGFDRDRKYCRLD